A window of Ictidomys tridecemlineatus isolate mIctTri1 chromosome 15, mIctTri1.hap1, whole genome shotgun sequence contains these coding sequences:
- the Prmt1 gene encoding protein arginine N-methyltransferase 1 isoform X4, with product MVSCGQAESSEKPNAEDMTSKDYYFDSYAHFGIHEEMLKDEVRTLTYRNSMFHNRHLFKDKVVLDVGSGTGILCMFAAKAGARKVIGIECSSISDYAVKIVKANKLDHVVTIIKGKVEEVELPVEKVDIIISEWMGYCLFYESMLNTVLYARDKWLAPDGLIFPDRATLYVTAIEDRQYKDYKIHWWENVYGFDMSCIKDVAIKEPLVDVVDPKQLVTNACLIKEVDIYTVKVEDLTFTSPFCLQVKRNDYVHALVAYFNIEFTRCHKRTGFSTSPESPYTHWKQTVFYMEDYLTVKTGEEIFGTIGMRPNAKNNRDLDFTIDLDFKGQLCELSCSTDYRMR from the exons GAGATGCTGAAGGATGAGGTACGCACCCTCACATACCGAAACTCCATGTTTCACAACCGGCATCTCTTCAAGGACAAAGTGGTCCTGGATGTGGGCTCAGGCACAGGAATCCTCTGCATGTTTGCTGCCAAAGCCGGAGCCCGAAAGGTCATTGGG ATCGAGTGTTCCAGTATCTCTGATTATGCTGTGAAGATCGTCAAAGCCAACAAGTTAGACCATG TGGTAACCATCATCAAGGGGAAGGTGGAAGAGGTGGAGTTGCCTGTGGAAAAGGTGGACATCATCATTAGCGAGTGGATGGGCTATTGCCTCTTCTACGAGTCTATGCTCAACACAGTGCTCTACGCCCGTGACAAGTGGCTG GCTCCTGATGGCCTCATCTTCCCAGACCGGGCCACATTATATGTGACAGCCATCGAGGACCGACAGTACAAAGACTACAAGATCCACT GGTGGGAGAACGTGTACGGCTTTGACATGTCCTGCATCAAAGATGTGGCCATCAAGGAGCCCCTAGTGGATGTGGTGGACCCTAAGCAGCTGGTCACTAATGCCTGCCTCATAAAG GAGGTGGACATCTACACCGTGAAGGTGGAAGACCTGACCTTCACCTCCCCCTTCTGCCTGCAAGTGAAGCGGAACGACTATGTGCACGCCCTGGTGGCCTACTTCAACATCGAGTTCACCCGCTGCCACAAGAGGACCGGCTTTTCCACTA GCCCTGAGTCCCCGTATACGCACTGGAAGCAGACGGTGTTCTACATGGAGGACTACCTTACGGTGAAGACGGGCGAGGAGATCTTCGGCACCATTGGCATGAGGCCCAATGCCAAGAACAAT CGTGACCTGGACTTCACCATTGACCTGGATTTCAAAGGACAGCTGTGTGAGCTGTCCTGCTCCACCGACTACCGGATGCGCTGA
- the Adm5 gene encoding putative adrenomedullin-5-like protein: MSAHILMLLLLTSALGDSASAGRRLWHLVPQHRGHLCSLGTCQTHRLPEIIYWLRSASTKESSGKAGRKPQDPHSYGRRRREAGALLHPQDPGRQQGGQDSAQLMG, translated from the exons ATGTCCGCCCACATCCTCATGCTGTTGCTCCTCACCTCCGCTCTAGGGGACTCGGCCTCCGCAGGCAG GCGGCTCTGGCACCTGGTACCCCAGCACCGCggccacctctgctccctgggcACATGTCAGACGCACCGCCTGCCGGAGATTATATACTGGCTGCGCTCTGCCTCCACCAAGGAGTCCTCGGGGAAGGCTGGCCGCAAGCCCCAGGACCCCCATAGCTATGGGCGCCGCCGGCGCGAGGCAGGAGCCCTGCTTCATCCCCAGGACCCAGGCCGTCAGCAAGGGGGCCAGGACAGTGCCCAGCTTATGGGGTGA